The genomic window GCGTAGGCGGAGGACTTGTCGTCCAGCGTGATGCCGTAGATGCGGGTCTCGCCGACCTTGATGGTGTCGCGGTAGGTGACGCCCGGCTTCATCGCGGGGGCGTCGGCGGTGGTGGCCGCGCCCGCGATCACCGTGCCCTGCGGCTGCCAGGTCGCCGGCGCCCCGGGCCCGCTGGTCGGGGTCCCGTCGGCGACGGCCTGCCCGCCCAGGAAACCCTGGAGCGCGGTCAGCGCCAGCAGCGCGGCGGCCGCCGTCCGGATGCCGCGCCGGGTGACCCCGGCAGAGGCGCCGCGTCCAGCCATGGATATGCCGGGCGTCGCGGTCGGCGCCGCCATGGATGCCGCGCTACGCATGCCGCCCCGCCGCGCCCCCGCGGCGGATACAGCGCGCTTCGTCGAGCTGCCCCGTCTCATGCCCCACCCCTTGTCGTACCGCTCCGCCTGCGGTGCGCCAGCGCCACCGCTCCCATGCCGGCCAGCGCGAGGGCGCCGCCCGTACCCGCTGCCACCAGGTCCATGCCCTTGATGCCGCCGCTGGAGGAGGCGGGCGCGGCCGCGTCGGAGCCGCCTTTGCCGTCGCTCTGTACGTCGCCCTGCGTTGTGCCGGGTACATTGCGCTGCACATTGCCGTGGGCGGCCAGGGCCGGCGCCTGATACTGCGGCCCGGCCAGCTCGGTCCCGGTGACGTCGACCCGCAGGATCACCCCCACCGCGGTGTTCCTGGCGAGCTGGGCGGCGTCCGGGCCGAGGCCGACCGCGATCCAGTAGTCCCCCGCGGTGTGGACGGTGGCCGCGTCGCCGTCGTCCACCCAGCGGTTGGTCCAGGTCACCGGGACGGTGCCGAGGCCCACCGACGCCGGCGTCCCGTTGTAGAAGCGGTTGTCGCGCGCGTCCGAGGCGTCCTCGACGGGCAGCCGGCCCGGTGCGTAGGCGCTGGTCGCCACGAAGGTCGACGCGCTGGACGAGGCGCTGTCGAGCACCGGCTCGTTGGCGAATTCGGCCGCGTAGGTGAGCTGTTGGCCCCAGCCGACGTGCACCTTGTAGTAGCGGGTCTGGCCCGGCAGCAGCCGGTCGCGCCAGACGCCCTTGGTGACCTCGGCGGCGTCGTTGAAACCGGTCCCGCCGACCAGGTCCTTCGGGGTGCCGGTCAGCGGTGCGGGCGCTTTCCCGTAGTCGGTCCGCGCGGCCGCGGCGACCGTACCCTCCGGCAGCGGGGCCTCGTTGTCGAAGCGCAGCTCGACCGGCCAGCGGCTGCGGTCGGAGGTCGCCGCGGTGGTGCGGTGTACGGAGAACAGGTAGCGGGCGGCCTCGTCGCAGTCGTCCTTGCCGTCCCGGCTCGGCACCCGGCTCACCGCACCGGTCAGCGTCATCGCGCCCTCGTGCTGGCCGAAGTGCGCGGAGTCCGAGCCGCAGGTGTACGAGTACGTCCCGGTGCCGGCCAGCTTCAACTCGATGCCGTCGCCGTAGTCGACGGGTACGCCCGGCTGCGGGACCGCCGTCGCGGACAGGTCGGCGGTGCTCGCCGCGTCCAGCCGCGCGGCGTACCACCGGGTCTCACCGGGGCCGATGGTGTCGGTGTACTGCCCGGGGCCGATGGGCGCCGCCTTCGCCGGGGTCGCCCCGCCGGTCACCGGATCGCCCGCCATGCGGTAGGCGTCGGCGCTCAGCTGCGAGGCACGCACCAGCTGGCGGGCGAGGGCGGCGGCGTCCGGGGCGTCGTAATAGGCGCCGTGGCCGGCCTTCGCGATGCATTCCAGCTCGTCGCGCGCGGCGCCCTTGACCTGGAAGCCGACCGTGTCGACCCGCAGGTTCAGGCCGTCGCCCGCGAGTGCCGCCGCCACGTCGCAGGGCTCGGGCGCACCGCAGTTGGACTCGCCGTCGGAGACCAGCAGGATCGTCCGCCGGCCCTGCGCCGGAAGGTCGGCCGCGGCCCTGGTCAGGGCGAGCCCGGTGGGGGTGTCCCCCTTCGGCTGCACGGCGCCCACCGCCTGCTTCATCGCCGCCCGGTCAAGCGCCGTGACCGGCTGGGCCAGCGAGGTGTCGTCGCAGCCGTGGGTCTTTCCCGCGCCGTAGACCCGCAGCCCGGTCGGATAGCGGTCGGGCAGCGCGTCCACCACGGAACCGACGGCGGCGCGGGCCGATTCGATCCGGGTGTGCCCCGAGCCGTCCGGGCCTGCCATGGAGCCGGACGAGTCCAGCACCATGATCAGGCTGCCGTCCTGACTCCCTGCTGCGGGCGGCGCCGCCGACGCCGTGGTCGCGGCGAGCAGGCCCGCCCCCGCGAGCCCGGCCAGGGCGGCGAGTCCGGTGAGCCCCGCGAGCAGCAGGCCGGCGGCCGGCCGCAGGAACCGCCCCGGCGGTGGTCGTCGTTTCATGGCGCCACTTCCCCCATCGTTTCCGCACACCCGCGTTGTCGTTTGCTCAAGCAAAGTATTTGATTTGCTGGCGCAAACTCAAGCGGCTGCGGTCACGGTCCTGCAACAACGAAGGTCCCGGCCGCAGAGTGCGGCCGGGACCCGGGGCGGTCGCGGCACCTCACGGTGCCGCACCGCCGTGCGTCACACGTTCGCGCCGGAACCCGCCGGGACAGCGTCAGTGGCTTCCGTCCACAGGTCCTGCTCGGCGCGGTCCGCCTGAATCTGTCGGTACACGAACAGCCCGGCGACGGCGGCCAGTGCGACCAGGAGAAACTTCTTCATCGCGTGACCTCCTCCTTCATGGGTGGGGACAGCATCTGACGCGCCCGACTATACACAGCAGCCGATACCGAACGGTGACCTGAGGTCGGCACGCCCTACCCCTATTTTCCACCCGCCACACCCGGAGCACCGAAATCGCCCCGCACCGGCAGGAATCCAGGGACCTGCCGGTCACGGCGCGGGATTGACGGCGGGCCGGTCCTGGAGTTCCAGGACCGGCAGCACCCGCCGCTGGTCGACCAGCCAGTACGCCTCCGCGTAGCTGACGCCCCGACCGGCGTAGCGCTGGTGTATCTGCTCGGCCGGCCACTCGGCCGGCGACTGGTGGGTCCCACCCGGCCAGCGAGACCCGCACCGGGACCGGGTCGGCATCCGTACGGGCCGGGTCGTTCACGCGCCGTGACGTCCAGGTCGAGAGCCGCCTCCGGCCCGGTCGGCGCGGAAGGCCTCCCACCCCAGGAACGCCCCCGGAAGCGTCGGCACCAGCACCACGACCAGCGCCGCCGTACTCCCCAGGTGGTACTGCCGGTTCAGCCATAACGCGACCACCACGGCCGCCAGCTGCCCCGCCGCGTACACGGCACCGACGCGTCTTGTCCGCGATCCCGCCATAGCGGCACTTTTACCCACCCGGCACGATGTCTGCCTGCGGATGCCGACTCCGGTAGCCGACCGTGACCCTCCGCGCATCTCTGCCCCGCGGAAGCGAACTGAGCGCCCGCCCATGCGAACAGCCCCTCACGGAATCCCGTGAGGGGCTGCTTGCGCTGGTGGGGCTACCAGGACTTGAACCTGGGGCCTCTTCCTTATCAGGGAAGCGCTCTAACCGTCTGAGCTATAGCCCCGCGCTGCACCGAAAGATTAGCGCACGGCGGGCCATGTCCCAAAATCGGTATCGCGCCCCCCGTCGGGGGTCCTACTCGTCCTCGGCCAGCGTCAGCTCGACGCCGCCCACGAAGCCGGCCGACAGGTTGTAGATGAAGGCGCCCAGCGTGGCCAGCGCGGTGGCCAGCACCACGTCGATGACCGCGATCACCGTGGTGAAGAGCATCACGCGGGACAGCGACAGGAAGGCCACCAGGTCGAAGCCGCCCTTGCCGCCCTGCTCGGAGGTGGTGGCGTCGCTGATGGTGGACCCGACGGTGCTGAAGACACCGATCGTGTCCAGCACCATCCACAGCACGGCCACCGCCACGATCGTGCAGATGCCCAGCGCGATGGACAGCAGGAAGCTGACCTTCATCACCGACCAGGGGTCGGCCTTGGCGATCCGCAGCCGGGCCTTGCGCGTACGCGGCGCCGTACGGGCGGCCGGGCGCGGGCGGCGTACTCCCGCTGCGGCCGGCGATCCGTGCCCGCCGGACGTGCCCGGCTTGCTCGGCGGCGTCCCGCGGTTCCCGTGCCCGGCCGGCGCGGCAGCCGGCGGCGCCGGCGGCGCGCCGGGCGGCGGCGGCGCGTACGCCTGCGGCGGCTGATGCGGCTGTGCCGGTTGACGGGTGCCCGTCACGGCGAATCCCCCCTCGTCCGGGCCGTTGAGGTCGGCCGAGCCACGGGCACCCCCGGACCTCCCGGCCCCACCCGCGGCGCCCGTGGCTCCACTCACGGCTTACTCCTCCGGTTCACCGGCCGCGGGCTGCCCGCCCTCGGCCGCAACGTCGTGCTCACTGTCGTGCACTGTGTCATCATCCTCGACGCCGACGATACCGGCCGCCTCAGGATCATCCTCTGCTTCGGCATTACGCGCGATACCGACCACGGCATCCCGCTTGCCGAGGTTGATCAGCTGGACGCCCATGGTGTCACGGCCCGTCTCCCTGACCTCGTTGACCCGCGTTCTGATCACCCCGCCGCTCAGCGTGATGGCGAGGATCTCATCGGTCTCCTCGACCACCAGCGCCCCGACCAGCGAGCCCCGGTCCTCAACGATCTTGGCTGCCTTGATCCCCAGTCCGCCGCGGCCCTGCACCCGATACTCGTCCACAGCCGTGCGTTTCGCATAACCGCCGTCGGTGGCGGTGAAGACGAACGTACCGGTCCTGACGACATTCATCGAGAGCAGTTCGTCACCCTCGCGGAAACTCATGCCCTTCACACCGGACGTGGCCCGGCCCATCGGCCGCAGCGCATCGTCCGATGCGGTGAAGCGGATGCACTGCGCCTTACGGCTGACCAGCAGCAGGTCGTCGTCGGCCGAGACAAGCTCGGCGCCGATCAGCTCGTCGAAGCCGCCCTCGACCTGGGCCTCCCGCAGGTTGATGGCGATCACGCCGCCCGACCGCGGGGAGTCGTAGTCTCTCAGCGCGGTCTTCTTCACCAGGCCGGACTTGGTGGCCAGCACCAGATACGGCGCCGCCTGGTAGTCCTTGATGGCCAGGATCTGGGCGATCCGCTCGTCGGGCTGGAAGGCCAGCAGATTGGCCACGTGCTGGCCGCGCGCGTCCCGTCCGGCGTCCGGCAGCTCGTAGGCCTTCGCACGGTAGACCCGGCCCTTGTTGGTGAAGAACAGCAGCCACTGGTGGGTGGTGGTCACGAAGAAGTGGTCGACGATGTCGTCCTGCTTGAGCTTCGTGCCGCGTACGCCCTTGCCGCCGCGCTTCTGCGAGCGGTAGTCCTCGGTCTTGGTGCGCTTGACATAGCCGCCACGGCTGATCGTGACGACGATGTCCTCCTCGGCGATCAGGTCCTCGATGGACATGTCACCGTCGAAGGGCACCAGCTTGCTGCGCCGGTCGTCGCCGAACTTGTCGACGATGGCCTGCAGCTCCTCGCTGATGATCTGCCGCTGCTTCTCGGGCGAGGCGAGGATCGCGTTGTACTCGTTGATCTTCGCCTGCAGCTCGTCGTGCTCGGCGATGATCTTCTGCCGCTCCAGGGCAGCCAGCCGGCGGAGCTGCATCTCCAGGATCGCGTTGGCCTGGATCTCGTCGATGTCCAGCAGGCCCATCAGGCCTTCACGCGCCACGTCGACGGTGTCGCTGCGCCGGATCAGCGCGATGACCTCGTCGATCGCGTCCAGGGCCTTGAGCAGGCCGCGCAGGATGTGGGCGCGCTCCTCGGCCTTGCGCAGCCGGAAGCGGGTGCGCCGGACGACGACCTCGACCTGGTGGTTCACCCAGTTGCGGATGAACGCGTCCAGCGACAGGGTGCGCGGCACGCCGTCGACCAGGGCCAGCATGTTGGCGCCGAAGTTGGTCTGCAGGTCGGTGTGCTTGTAGAGGTTGTTCAGCACCACCTTGGCGACCGCGTCCCGCTTCAGCACGATCACCAGGCGCTGGCCGGTCCGCGACGAGGTCTCGTCGCGGACGTCGGCGATGCCGCCGATCTTGCCGTCCTTGACCAGGTCGGCGATCTTCTGCGCCAGGTTGTCCGGGTTGGTCTGGTACGGCAGCTCGGTGACGACCAGGCACTGCCGGTTCTGGATCTCCTCGACCGCGACGATCGCCCGCATGGTGATCGAGCCGCGGCCGGTGCGGTACGCGTCCTCGATGCCGCGGCGGCCGACGACCAGGGCGCCGGTCGGGAAGTCCGGGCCCTTGATGCGCTCCATGAGCGCGTCGAGCAACTCCTCCGGGGTGGCCGAGGGGTTGGCCAGGCACCACTGGGCGCCGTCGGCGACCTCGCGCAGATTGTGCGGCGGGATGTTGGTGGCCATGCCGACCGCGATACCCGCCGAACCGTTGATCAGCAGGTTCGGGAAGCGCGCCGGCAGAACCGTCGGCTCCTGGTTGCGGCCGTCGTAGTTGTCCTGGAGGTCGACGGTCTCCTCGTCGATGTCCCTGACCATCTCCATGGACAGCGGCATCATCTTGCACTCGGTGTACCGCATGGCGGCGGCCGGATCGTTGCCCGGTGAACCGAAGTTGCCGTTGGAGTCCACCAGCGGCATCCGCATCGACCACGGCTGCGCGAGCCGGACCAGCGCGTCGTAGATCGAGGAGTCGCCGTGCGGGTGGTAGGTGCCCATGACGTCGCCGACGACGCGGGCGCACTTGTAGAAGCCCTTCTCGGGCCGGTAGCCGCCGTCGTACATCGCGTACAGCACCCGGCGGTGCACCGGCTTGAGGCCGTCGCGCACGTCCGGCAGCGCGCGGGAGACGATGACGGACATCGCGTAGTCGAGATAGCTGCGCTGCATCTCGGTCTCGAGCCCGACGGGCTCGACACGCAGTCCGCCGGACTCGTTGCGCAGTTCCCGCTCGGACGCGGGGACGTCGGGCACGGGTGGGATGTTGGGGGTCTCGTCGGCCATCGCTGTCAGATTGTCCTTTCACACGGCCAAAGTGGGGGCCGACTCAGATGTCCAGGAACCGGACGTCCTTGGCGTTGCGCTGGATGAACGAGCGGCGCGCTTCCACGTCCTCGCCCATCAGCACCGAGAACAGGTCGTCGGCCTGGGCCGCGTCGTCCAGCGTGACCTGGCCGAGCACCCGGTGGTCGATGTCCATCGTGGTGACCCGCAGCTCCTCCGCGTTCATCTCGCCCAGGCCCTTGAAGCGCTGGATCGAGTCCTCGCGGATCCGCTTGCCGCTCCCCTTGCCCAGCTCGACCAGCGCGTCGCGCTCACGGTCGGAGTAGGCGTACTCGAAGTCGTCGCGACCCCACTTGATCTTGTACAGCGGCGGGCGGGACAGGTAGACGTGCCCGGCCTCGACCAGCGGACGCATGAAGCGGAAGAGGAAGGTCAGCAGCAGCGTGTTGATGTGCTGGCCGTCCACGTCGGCGTCCGCCATCAGGATGATCTTGTGATAGCGCAGCTTGGTGATGTCGAAGTCCTCGTGGACCCCGGTGCCGAAGGCCGAGATCAGCGCCTGGATCTCGGTGTTCTGCAGGATCTTGTCGATCCTGGCCTTCTCCACGTTCAGGATCTTGCCGCGGATCGGCAGGATCGCCTGATACTGCGGATTGCGGCCGGACTTCGCCGAGCCGCCGGCCGAGTCGCCCTCGACGATGAAGATCTCGCACTTCGTCGGGTCGTTGGACTGGCAGTCGCTGAGCTTGCCCGGCAGCGACGCCGACTCCAGCAGGCCCTTGCGGCGGGTCAGGTCGCGCGCCTTGCGGGCCGCGACCCGGGCGGTGGCCGCCTGGATCGACTTGCGGATGATGTCCGCGGCCTCGGTGGGGTTGCGGTCCAGCCAGTCGGTCAGGTGCTCGTGCACGACCTTCTGCACGAAGGTCTTCGCCTCGGTGTTGCCCAGCTTGGTCTTGGTCTGGCCCTCGAACTGCGGCTCGCCGAGCTTGACCGAGATGATCGCCGTCAGGCCCTCGCGGATGTCCTCGCCGTTGAGGTTGTCGTCCTTCTCACGGAGCAGCTTCTTCTCGCGCGCGTACTTGTTGACCAGGCTGGTCAGCGCCGCGCGGAAGCCCTCCTCGTGGGTGCCGCCCTCGTGGGTGTGGATGGTGTTGGCGAAGCTGTAGACGCCCTCGCTGTACTGGCTGTTCCACTGCATCGCGACCTCGACGGAGAGCAGCCGCTCCTTGTCCTCCGCCTCGATGTCGATGACGGTGGGGTGGATCAGCTCACCCTTGCGCGAGTTGAGATATGTCACATAGTCGACCAGGCCGCCCTCGTAGTAGTACGAGACGGCAAGCGGCTTGCCCTCCTCGTCCACGTGGTCGGCGCGCTCGTCGGTCAACGAGATCCGCAGGCCCTTGTTGAGGAACGCCATCTCCTGGAAGCGCCGGGACAGCGTCTCGAAGGAGTAGTCGGTGGTCTCGAAGATGTCCGGGTCGGCCCAGAAGGTGACCGAGGTGCCGGTCTCCTCGACCGTCTCGTTCTTCGCCAGCGGCGCGGTCGGCACCCCCAGCTTGTAGTCCTGCGTCCAGCGGTGGCCCTCGGTGCGGACCTCGACGGCGACGCGCGTGGACAGCGCGTTGACCACCGAGACGCCGACGCCGTGCAGACCGCCGGAGACCGCGTAGCCGCCGCCGCCGAACTTCCCGCCTGCGTGCAGGACGGTCAGCACCACCTCGATGGCCGGCTTGCCCTCGGAGGCGACCATGCCGACCGGGATGCCGCGGCCGTTGTCGACCACCCGGACGCCGCCGTCGGCGAGGATCGTCACATCGATGGTGTCCGCGTGCCCGGCCATCGCCTCGTCGACCGAGTTGTCGACCACCTCTTGCACGAGGTGGTGCAGGCCGCGTTCACCGGTCGAGCCGATGTACATACCCGGGCGCTTGCGCACCGCGTCCAGGCCTTCGAGCACGGTGATCGCACTGGCGTCGTAGGACTTGCTGGATTTCTCGTTGGGGTTGCCGGAATCGGCCACGAAGCGCCCTTTCTGGCACAGCACGAGCCGGGTCCCGCGGGGCGGGATCGGCTGCGTCTTCGACATGTTCCGCTGGGGTACCCCTGCCGCGATGCCAGGGGAGGGCGGTGTGACATCAGTCTACCGGTAGCGCCGACATGAATGGGGCTTTGCCGGTACCTCCCTTCCCATGTGCCGCCCAAACCGGCCGCCGCCCGACTCCCTACACGCGGCCCCGGTGCCAAAACCGCTCACACGGGCCTCCAGGGCTTCCGGCTGTCAGGGTCCGGCTACGCTGAGCAGGGGCGCGCTCCGCCGATCGCGCGAGCGTACGAAAAGGGCCGCCGTGAGTACGGCGACCCTTCCCCGCGCCAGGCCCGTGCGGGCGCCCGGCAGCGGCCCGCTCAGCCGTACGTGTCCCCCGGGCCCCGGCTGCCGGGCGCCCGCAGCCGGCCGTAGTTGCGGGTCGGCGCCGCCGGGGCGAGCACCTTGAGCAGCTTGACCGTGCCGTGGCCGAGGTCGGCGTTGAGCCGGGCCACCAGGGTCGGGGCCAGCAGCCGCAGCTGGGTCGCCCAGGCCGTGGAGTCGCACTGCACGGTGAGCACCCGCGCCTCCTCGTCGTAGCGGTCAGGCGAGCAGTGCTGGGCGACCTCGGGACCGACCAGCTGCGGCCAGCGGCCCATCACGCCGCCGACCGCGGCCGGCGCCTCCCAGCCGCGCTCGGTGATCAGCCGGTTGATGGCCGCGCCCAGCGGCAGCGGGTCCCTGCCGTCCGCCCTCGCGCCGCTGCGCAGCCCGCCCCGCCTGGCCTGCTTCTTCTGTACGGCCGCGGCGCCCCTGGCCCTGGCCTGCTCCTTGGCCGCCCGCAGCGCCACCCGCGCCAGATCCACGCCCGACGCCTCAGGGGGCGCGGGCTGCTGGGGTACGTCGCCGGTCCCCGCCGTCTCGCTCACTGCCGAACCACCGTCCCGTTCTCCACCGCGAAGCGCGCCCCGCGCAGCACTCCCGGTACGTCGTCGTCCACCGCCGCGGTGACCAGCACCTGCTCGCCCGGCGCCACCAGCTCGGCCAGCCGCTCCCGGCGCCTGGCGTCCAGCTCGGCGAAGACGTCGTCCAGGACGAGCACCGGCTCCTCCCCGTCGGCGCACAGCAGCTCGTAGGAGGCCAGCCGCAGTGCCAGCGCGTACGACCAGGACTCGCCGTGGCTGGCGTAGCCCTTGGCGGGCATCGGGCCGAGCCTGAGCACCAGGTCGTCCCGGTGCGGGCCGACCAGCGTCACCCCGCGCTCGATCTCCTGCCGCCGTGCCGCCGTCAGCGCTTCGAGCAGCCGCTGGAAGAGCTCCTCGCGGCCGGTGGCGCCCGCCATCGCCTCGTCGCCGATCGAGCTGCGGTAGTCCAGGCCCACCGGGCCGCCGCCCGGCGCCACCTGCTCGTACGCCTTGTCGGCCAGCGGCTGCAGCGCCGCCACCAGGTCGAGCCGGTGGGCCAGCAGCTCGGCCCCGACCGTGGCCAGGTGCTGGTCCCACACGTCCAGGGTGGACAGGTCGGCGCCCTTGCCGCCGTGCCTGCGGGCCAGCGCGGCGGTCTTCAGCAGCGTGTTGCGCTGCTTGAGCACGCGTTCGAAGTCGCTGCGCACCCCCGCGAGCCGGGGGGCCCGGGCGGTGATCAGCTCGTCGAGGAAGCGGCGGCGCTCGCCCGGGTCGCCCTTGACCAGCGCCAGGTCCTCCGGCGCGAAGAGCACGCTGCGGACGATGCCGAGCAGATCGCGCGGCCTGACCTGGGAGGAGCGGTTGATCCTGGCCCGGTTGGCCCGGCCCGGGTTGATCTCCAGCTCCAGCAGCCGGCGGCGCTCCGCGTCGGCCGGTATCGCACCGGGCAGGCCGGGCGACCCCTGCACCACCTGGGCGCGTACCACCGCACGCTCGGCGCCGACCCTGACCAGCGGGGCGTCGGAGGCGACCCGGTGGCTGCCCAGCGTGGCCAGATAGCCGACCGCCTCGACCAGGTTGGTCTTGCCCTGCCCGTTGGGGCCCACGAAAGCCGTGACGCCCGGGTCGAGTGGGACCTCGGCCCGGGCGTAGGAGCGGAAGTCGGCGAGCGACAGGTGCGCTACGTGCATCGCGTGCTTGGCGCGTCGCCGCGCCGACCTCCCTGCTTGCTGTGTGGTGCGGGCCGCCTACTCGGCGGCGGTGACGGCGTGGCCGCCGAATTCGTTGCGGAGCGCGGCGACCATCTTCATCTGCGGCGAGTCCTCCTGGCGGGAGGAGAAACGCGCGAAGAGCGAGGCGGTGATCGCCGGCAGCGGCACCGCGTTGTCGATCGCGGCCTCCACCGTCCAGCGGCCCTCGCCCGAGTCGTCGGCGTAACCGCGCAGGTTGGTCAGGTGCTCGTCCTTGTCGAGGGCGTCCACGGCCAGGTCGAGCAGCCAGGAGCGGATGACCGTGCCGGACTTCCAGGAGCGGAAGACCTCGCGGACGTCGGTGACCGAACCCACGGCCTCCAGCAGCTCCCAGCCCTCGGCGTAGGCCTGCATCATCGCGTACTCGATGCCGTTGTGGACCATCTTCGCGAAGTGGCCGGCGCCGACCCGGCCCGCGTGCACCGCGCCGGAGTCACCCTCGGGCTTGAGCGCGTCGAAGATCGGCTGCGCCTTGGCGACGTCCTCGTCCTTGCCGCCGTACATCAGCGCGTAGCCGTTGGACAGGCCCCAGACGCCGCCGGAGACGCCGCAGTCGACGAAGCCGATGCCCTTGGCCGCCAGCTGGTCGGCGTGCTTCTCGTCGTCCGTCCAGCGGGAGTTGCCGCCGTCGACCACCACGTCGCCGGGGGAGAGCAGCTCGCCGAGCTGGTCGATGGTGGACTGGGTCGCGGCGCCGGCCGGCACCATCACCCAGACCACCCGCGGCCCGTGCAGCGAGTCCACCAGCTCCTTGAGACTGTGGGCGTCGGCGAGATCCGGGTTGCGGTCGTAGCCGATGACGGTGTGGCCCGCGCGGCGGATGCGCTCGCGCATGTTGCCGCCCATCTTGCCGAGACCGATGAGACCGAGCTCCATCACAAACCCTTCGTTCGAGGCGTCGCGGGCGCCCGGGATATCCGGTGGACGCCGGCCGCTGCCTGACCCTGAACCTGACCTGGGGATGAGCCTACGTCGGCCGCGGCCCGCGCCGCGGGTGGGCTCAGCCGGACAGCCGCACCGGCATGATCAGGTACTTGTACGCCTCGTCGGGTTCGGCGTCGACGGCCGCCCGTCCGCTGAGCAGGGCCGGCTTGGTGGAGGTGGTGAACGACAGCTGCGCGGCGGGGGAGTCGATCGCGCTCAGACCGTCGAGCAGGAAGGTCGGGTTGAAGGCGATCGAGATGTCGTCGCCCTCCAGCGTGGCGTCGACCCTTTCCACAGCCTGTGCGTCGTCGCTGGAGCCGGCCTCCAGGGTGAGCACACCCTGCTCGAAGCTCAGCCGCACCGGGGTGTTGCGCTCGGCGACCAGGGCGACGCGCTTGACCGCCTCGACGAAGGGCGCGGTCTCGATCACCGCGACGGAGGCGAACTCGGTCGGGAACAGCGTGCGGTATTTCGGCAGGTCGCCTTCAAGCAGCCGGGTCGTCGTACGCCGCCCCGCGCCCTCGAAGCCGATCAGGCCCTCGCCCGCGCCGGAGCCGGCCAGTGCGATGGACACGGTGTCACCGCTGGTGAGTGACTTGGCGGTGTCCTGGAGCGTCTTGGCGGGCACCAGGGCGACGGCGGAGATGTCGGCCTGCTCCGGCTTCCACAGGAACTCGCGGACCGCGAAGCGGTAGCGGTCGGTGGCGGCCAGCGTCACCGTGTCGCCCTCGATCTCGATCCGCACGCCGGTCAGCACCGGCAGGGTGTCGTCCCGGCC from Streptomyces sp. NBC_01198 includes these protein-coding regions:
- the recF gene encoding DNA replication/repair protein RecF (All proteins in this family for which functions are known are DNA-binding proteins that assist the filamentation of RecA onto DNA for the initiation of recombination or recombinational repair.), coding for MHVAHLSLADFRSYARAEVPLDPGVTAFVGPNGQGKTNLVEAVGYLATLGSHRVASDAPLVRVGAERAVVRAQVVQGSPGLPGAIPADAERRRLLELEINPGRANRARINRSSQVRPRDLLGIVRSVLFAPEDLALVKGDPGERRRFLDELITARAPRLAGVRSDFERVLKQRNTLLKTAALARRHGGKGADLSTLDVWDQHLATVGAELLAHRLDLVAALQPLADKAYEQVAPGGGPVGLDYRSSIGDEAMAGATGREELFQRLLEALTAARRQEIERGVTLVGPHRDDLVLRLGPMPAKGYASHGESWSYALALRLASYELLCADGEEPVLVLDDVFAELDARRRERLAELVAPGEQVLVTAAVDDDVPGVLRGARFAVENGTVVRQ
- the gnd gene encoding phosphogluconate dehydrogenase (NAD(+)-dependent, decarboxylating), which codes for MELGLIGLGKMGGNMRERIRRAGHTVIGYDRNPDLADAHSLKELVDSLHGPRVVWVMVPAGAATQSTIDQLGELLSPGDVVVDGGNSRWTDDEKHADQLAAKGIGFVDCGVSGGVWGLSNGYALMYGGKDEDVAKAQPIFDALKPEGDSGAVHAGRVGAGHFAKMVHNGIEYAMMQAYAEGWELLEAVGSVTDVREVFRSWKSGTVIRSWLLDLAVDALDKDEHLTNLRGYADDSGEGRWTVEAAIDNAVPLPAITASLFARFSSRQEDSPQMKMVAALRNEFGGHAVTAAE
- the dnaN gene encoding DNA polymerase III subunit beta, producing the protein MKIRVERDVLAEAVAWAARSLPARPPVPVLAGLLLKAEDGQLSLSGFDYEVSARVAVEAEVDEEGTVLVSGRLLADISRALPNRPVEISTDGVRVTVVCGSSRFTLHTLPVEEYPALPAMPVASGTVPGEVFAAAASQVAIAAGRDDTLPVLTGVRIEIEGDTVTLAATDRYRFAVREFLWKPEQADISAVALVPAKTLQDTAKSLTSGDTVSIALAGSGAGEGLIGFEGAGRRTTTRLLEGDLPKYRTLFPTEFASVAVIETAPFVEAVKRVALVAERNTPVRLSFEQGVLTLEAGSSDDAQAVERVDATLEGDDISIAFNPTFLLDGLSAIDSPAAQLSFTTSTKPALLSGRAAVDAEPDEAYKYLIMPVRLSG